In Streptomyces dangxiongensis, one DNA window encodes the following:
- a CDS encoding lipase family protein, whose translation MSVRTRVPAALAIAVAACLGAQTAAALPATATDTVVSRGVTIPAFYTPPTALPAADGTLVRSERLPLALSLPGLDGPLPGRATRLMYKSTDSAGQPVAVTGAYLEPAAAWKRGGPRPLVAVAPGTMGQGDQCAASLGLEHPLTLNGRTVSVGYEDLAIYRLLAEGVAVVVTDYAGLGATDRLHTYVNRLDGAHAVLDAVRAARNLAGASVTEVSPVGLYGYSQGGGATAAAAELQPSYAPDVTLAGTYSGAPPADLAKVTEAIDGSDLAGALGWAVNGFLESDPALRPIADRHLNAAGKAALADLSTMCVGDAILSYNSALSTAWTTDGSSLADVVAAEPALRDFLDRQRIGTGRPAGPVRVATGINDDLVPHAQARRLAVDWCRKGTDVTYVPVVAPQLGRALLNHFAPLLADQGDAVDWLTDRLAGRAAGSTCRLLPLQP comes from the coding sequence ATGTCCGTGCGCACCCGTGTGCCCGCCGCCCTCGCGATCGCCGTCGCCGCCTGCCTCGGCGCCCAGACCGCCGCCGCACTCCCCGCCACCGCCACGGACACCGTCGTGTCCCGCGGCGTCACCATCCCGGCCTTCTACACCCCGCCCACCGCGCTGCCCGCCGCCGACGGCACCCTCGTCCGCAGCGAGCGGCTGCCGCTCGCGCTGAGCCTGCCGGGCCTCGACGGACCTCTGCCCGGCCGTGCCACCCGGCTGATGTACAAGTCGACCGACTCCGCCGGGCAGCCGGTCGCGGTGACCGGCGCCTACCTGGAGCCGGCCGCCGCATGGAAGCGGGGCGGACCACGCCCGCTGGTCGCGGTGGCGCCCGGCACCATGGGCCAGGGCGACCAGTGCGCCGCCTCACTCGGCCTCGAACACCCGCTGACCCTCAACGGCCGTACGGTGTCCGTCGGTTATGAAGACCTGGCCATCTACCGCCTGCTCGCCGAGGGGGTGGCCGTCGTCGTCACCGACTACGCCGGACTCGGCGCGACCGACAGACTGCACACCTACGTCAACCGGCTCGACGGCGCCCATGCCGTGCTGGACGCGGTCCGCGCGGCCCGGAACCTGGCGGGCGCCTCGGTCACGGAGGTTTCGCCCGTCGGGCTGTACGGCTACAGCCAGGGAGGCGGCGCGACCGCCGCCGCAGCCGAACTCCAGCCCTCCTACGCCCCCGACGTCACCCTGGCCGGCACCTACTCCGGGGCGCCGCCCGCCGATCTCGCCAAGGTGACCGAGGCGATCGACGGCAGCGACCTGGCCGGTGCCCTCGGCTGGGCCGTCAACGGCTTCCTGGAGTCCGACCCCGCGCTCAGGCCGATCGCCGACAGGCACCTGAACGCGGCGGGCAAGGCCGCGCTGGCCGACCTGTCCACGATGTGCGTCGGCGACGCGATCCTCTCGTACAACTCCGCGCTCAGCACCGCCTGGACGACCGACGGGTCCTCCCTCGCCGACGTCGTCGCGGCCGAGCCCGCCCTGCGGGACTTCCTCGACCGGCAGCGCATCGGCACGGGCAGGCCCGCCGGTCCGGTGCGGGTGGCGACGGGGATCAACGACGACCTCGTCCCGCACGCGCAGGCCCGACGGCTGGCCGTCGACTGGTGCCGCAAGGGCACCGACGTCACCTATGTGCCGGTCGTCGCGCCTCAGTTGGGCCGGGCCCTGCTCAACCACTTCGCGCCGCTGCTCGCCGACCAGGGCGACGCCGTCGACTGGCTCACCGACCGGCTCGCGGGCCGGGCCGCCGGTTCCACCTGCCGGCTGCTGCCCCTCCAGCCCTGA
- a CDS encoding lipoprotein, protein MAVGTAVGTALLATALSGCAGSGGTDGKGRPGASGTPASASASASAKASPSGGTIGAVGSACELPVSFGVARHWKAKSIDAAKELSEASGKPDDDLGGALADSLLRQGPVTAACEIDAKPAGNIGFLRVWTGRTGDADAGGVLRAFVAAEDNVSKAKYHSFTTGGGVPAVEVEYLYTSKILEETKKESAFAVSTPDGPVVLHLGGMDTEEHEAMRPAYDLAKRTLGLA, encoded by the coding sequence ATGGCGGTGGGGACGGCCGTAGGGACGGCCCTGCTGGCGACGGCGCTCAGCGGATGCGCCGGATCGGGCGGCACGGACGGCAAGGGCCGACCGGGCGCGTCCGGCACGCCGGCATCGGCATCGGCATCGGCATCGGCCAAGGCGAGTCCGAGCGGTGGCACGATCGGCGCCGTCGGCTCCGCCTGCGAACTGCCCGTCAGCTTCGGCGTCGCCCGGCACTGGAAGGCCAAGTCGATCGACGCCGCGAAAGAGCTGTCCGAGGCGTCGGGGAAGCCCGACGACGACCTCGGCGGGGCGCTCGCCGACAGCCTTCTGCGGCAGGGTCCGGTCACCGCGGCCTGCGAGATCGACGCCAAGCCCGCCGGGAACATCGGCTTCCTGCGCGTGTGGACCGGCAGGACGGGCGATGCCGACGCCGGCGGCGTGCTGCGCGCGTTCGTCGCCGCCGAGGACAATGTCAGCAAGGCGAAGTACCACTCCTTCACGACCGGCGGTGGCGTCCCCGCCGTGGAGGTGGAGTACCTCTACACGAGCAAGATTTTGGAGGAGACCAAGAAGGAGAGCGCCTTCGCGGTCAGCACGCCGGACGGGCCGGTCGTCCTGCATCTCGGCGGCATGGACACCGAGGAGCACGAGGCGATGCGGCCCGCCTACGACCTCGCCAAGCGGACCCTCGGACTCGCCTGA
- a CDS encoding GNAT family N-acetyltransferase: MPSLRPHPAPAIRPYRPADREAVADVCVRTAHNGGDSRAIYPDPRLMPALFAEPYCRFDPDLAFVLDDGTGRAVGYVVGTADTERFVRDLRRSWIPRLAGRYPKPTAPPRTPTEEMIHLLHQPERMLVPELAGFPAHLHIDLLPDWQRRGYGRGLLHTFLAALSGQGVRAVHLGMVTANTAARAFYDRLGFHVIPVADAGSLTYLGRETTVR; the protein is encoded by the coding sequence ATGCCCTCTCTTCGTCCGCATCCCGCGCCCGCGATCCGCCCCTACCGCCCCGCCGACCGCGAAGCCGTGGCCGACGTCTGTGTCCGCACCGCGCACAACGGAGGTGACTCCCGGGCGATATACCCCGACCCGCGGCTCATGCCGGCGCTGTTCGCGGAGCCGTACTGCCGCTTCGACCCGGACCTCGCCTTCGTGCTGGACGACGGCACGGGCCGGGCGGTGGGGTACGTCGTCGGAACCGCGGACACCGAGCGCTTCGTCAGGGACCTCCGGCGGAGCTGGATCCCCCGGCTGGCCGGCCGCTACCCGAAACCCACCGCGCCGCCCCGCACGCCCACCGAGGAGATGATCCACCTTCTGCACCAGCCGGAGCGGATGCTCGTACCCGAACTCGCCGGCTTTCCCGCCCATCTGCACATCGACCTGCTGCCGGACTGGCAACGTCGGGGGTACGGCCGCGGGTTGCTGCACACCTTCCTGGCCGCCCTGTCCGGGCAAGGTGTGCGGGCGGTGCATCTCGGTATGGTCACCGCCAACACAGCCGCCCGCGCGTTCTACGACCGGCTCGGCTTCCACGTGATCCCGGTCGCGGACGCCGGTTCCCTCACCTACCTGGGCCGGGAGACGACCGTGCGCTGA
- a CDS encoding DUF1996 domain-containing protein — translation MLGGAGLAAANVYASASEGWGDGSGTDSTGRVLSTGMATIDCPDVGSRLTAVPDTARPDVDRELALLDQQTAAAYRQLHQYGQSGGQGTGPNADTIMNPLKGKRSAAIGRITDTLDRAGEHPQGLDDLAACTLRPGDTGRPTATPSGTGQGQDGTGQAQNGAGQAGNGPVVSDYADITAVQPDAPAPSPGSDASRGTFTSDCGVNANGLFNSDNVIVAPGVSNGAHHFHDYIGNQGNNAFAGDDDLAKAATSCVDQGDRSTYYWPVLRLQNGKQERDAGAPGGGTEGNAGQIVTPKAVTLTFVGNPRGKVTAMPRLLRIITGDAKAFVNGPGNANASWSCTGHEDRQLKDKYPLCPQGSDVVRTFRFQSCWDGRNIDSANHRTHVAFATVDGSCPAGFRPIPQLVQRIVYGVAAPSLTDGGRTVPLFAVDSFPEQLHKPVTDHGDFINVFDEDLMREMVDCINSGRTCGPSDGTGTGNGNGNGNGNGNGNEGGSGSGGGGSGSGTTVTPTATSGSPATAAPGGGTTAEPGGNTATKAGGDTSTEPGQDTATEPGAGATSAPRAPASRPGEAPRTEVTTSPARTTKRDGAGAPGGDDRAGKAAPGGSAPSRATSARPAPSASPSAPAPAPSASDQATAAGYVPPVAAQAPPQTTGGGLAETGAHLWPAAIGTLLALSGLFMLIRARRLPY, via the coding sequence ATGCTGGGCGGGGCCGGCCTGGCCGCGGCGAACGTCTACGCGTCGGCCAGCGAGGGCTGGGGCGACGGCTCCGGCACGGACTCCACCGGACGCGTGCTGTCCACGGGCATGGCGACGATCGACTGCCCCGACGTCGGCAGCCGGCTGACGGCGGTGCCGGACACGGCCCGCCCGGACGTCGACCGTGAACTCGCCCTGCTCGACCAGCAGACCGCGGCGGCGTACCGGCAACTCCACCAGTATGGACAGAGCGGTGGTCAGGGCACCGGACCCAACGCCGACACGATCATGAACCCGCTGAAGGGGAAACGGTCCGCCGCCATCGGGCGCATCACCGACACCCTGGACCGGGCGGGGGAGCATCCGCAGGGCCTGGACGACCTGGCCGCCTGCACCCTGCGCCCCGGCGACACCGGCCGGCCCACGGCCACCCCGAGCGGCACCGGCCAGGGGCAGGACGGTACCGGCCAGGCCCAGAACGGGGCGGGCCAGGCCGGCAACGGGCCCGTCGTCTCCGACTACGCGGACATCACCGCCGTACAACCCGACGCGCCGGCCCCGTCCCCGGGCTCCGACGCCTCGCGCGGCACCTTCACCTCCGACTGCGGCGTCAACGCGAACGGCCTGTTCAACTCGGACAACGTCATCGTCGCCCCCGGCGTCTCCAACGGCGCCCACCACTTCCACGACTACATCGGCAACCAGGGCAACAACGCCTTCGCCGGCGACGACGACCTGGCGAAAGCCGCCACGAGCTGTGTCGATCAGGGCGACAGGTCCACGTACTACTGGCCGGTGCTGCGCCTCCAGAACGGCAAGCAGGAACGCGACGCGGGCGCCCCGGGCGGCGGTACGGAGGGCAACGCCGGCCAGATCGTCACCCCCAAGGCGGTGACGCTGACGTTCGTCGGCAACCCGCGCGGCAAGGTCACCGCCATGCCACGCCTGCTGCGTATCATCACCGGCGATGCCAAGGCCTTCGTCAACGGCCCCGGCAACGCCAACGCGTCCTGGAGCTGCACCGGCCACGAGGACCGGCAGTTGAAGGACAAGTATCCGCTGTGCCCGCAGGGCAGCGACGTCGTGCGCACCTTCCGGTTCCAGAGCTGCTGGGACGGCCGCAACATCGACAGCGCCAACCACCGCACCCACGTCGCCTTCGCCACCGTCGACGGCTCCTGCCCGGCCGGCTTCCGGCCGATACCGCAACTGGTGCAGCGCATCGTCTACGGCGTCGCCGCACCGAGCCTCACGGACGGCGGCCGTACGGTTCCCCTGTTCGCGGTGGACTCCTTCCCCGAGCAACTGCACAAGCCCGTCACCGACCATGGCGACTTCATCAACGTCTTCGACGAGGACCTGATGCGCGAGATGGTCGACTGCATCAACTCCGGCCGCACGTGCGGCCCGTCCGACGGCACGGGCACCGGCAACGGCAACGGCAACGGCAACGGCAACGGCAATGGCAACGAAGGCGGCAGCGGCAGCGGCGGTGGCGGTAGCGGTAGCGGTACGACCGTGACGCCCACGGCGACCTCCGGGTCCCCGGCGACCGCCGCCCCCGGTGGCGGGACCACGGCGGAACCCGGCGGGAACACCGCCACGAAGGCCGGCGGAGACACTTCCACGGAGCCCGGCCAGGACACCGCCACAGAGCCCGGCGCGGGTGCCACCTCGGCGCCGAGGGCGCCGGCCTCCCGCCCCGGTGAGGCGCCCAGGACCGAGGTGACGACCTCGCCGGCCCGCACCACCAAGCGGGACGGGGCGGGCGCGCCGGGCGGAGACGACCGGGCGGGCAAGGCCGCTCCGGGGGGTTCCGCCCCTTCCCGTGCCACGTCGGCCCGGCCGGCCCCGTCCGCGTCCCCGTCCGCACCCGCACCCGCGCCCTCGGCGTCGGACCAGGCCACCGCCGCCGGATACGTCCCGCCCGTGGCCGCGCAGGCCCCACCGCAGACGACCGGGGGCGGCCTGGCCGAGACCGGGGCCCACCTGTGGCCCGCGGCCATCGGCACGCTGCTCGCCCTCTCGGGCCTGTTCATGCTGATCCGCGCCCGCCGCCTGCCCTACTGA
- a CDS encoding C40 family peptidase — MAPESRDEVRQRVESLYDQAENATGNFNATRAMAAQRRSRGVPLAKRTGRRPEPALDTMARQWFDAARAKLGPTVPAVLPPDRRPDRPVIPTRLPGRDGEGDLTGGARDALPPGPSARTPLALERGAGGAIGELPTGSTGGRPGGGQVLGELTSGGQALGELTSGPAGNPWAAGGTGIQPGGGHATGELMGELMGGPVAAGAVTGGAVGWPAAMPAVGRAAPPDTALPQPVTGYPELITVESTGRSTPEPATTGGSLSLPGFAEQASAGVGAAETALLPAVAPPTAQANRVQTPRTLPGAAPGRPSPTVTKGDSLRKLTSARELLTRYTSPLASAAGTVQPAPARTTWNTGTQPGPGTTPTAAPRVPVMPEAPSTAFGHLGSLVPPTPASTLAPAPLPGTDSRVLRAAKAIAFARAQVGRPCVWGATGPGSYDCSSLVQAAWRAAGVTLPRAAHQQALAGTPVTLAVAEPGDLVLFFDDDRHVGLYVGDGMMVHAPGPGSTIREESVYGAGEAAIHRVVRPA, encoded by the coding sequence ATGGCGCCGGAGAGCCGCGACGAGGTTCGCCAACGGGTCGAGTCCCTCTATGACCAGGCCGAGAACGCGACCGGGAACTTCAACGCGACCCGGGCCATGGCCGCCCAGCGGCGTTCGCGGGGCGTCCCGTTGGCCAAGCGGACGGGGCGGCGCCCGGAACCGGCACTGGACACGATGGCCCGGCAGTGGTTCGACGCGGCCCGCGCCAAACTCGGCCCGACCGTCCCCGCCGTACTGCCCCCCGACCGCCGGCCCGACCGCCCGGTCATTCCGACGCGCCTCCCGGGGCGCGACGGGGAAGGTGACCTGACAGGCGGCGCTCGGGATGCCTTGCCCCCGGGGCCGTCGGCACGCACGCCCCTGGCGTTGGAGCGGGGCGCGGGAGGCGCGATCGGTGAGTTGCCGACCGGGAGTACGGGGGGCCGGCCGGGCGGCGGACAGGTGCTGGGCGAGCTGACGAGCGGCGGACAGGCGCTTGGCGAGCTGACGAGCGGGCCCGCCGGCAACCCGTGGGCGGCCGGGGGTACCGGCATTCAGCCGGGCGGCGGCCACGCGACGGGCGAGCTGATGGGCGAGCTGATGGGCGGTCCGGTGGCAGCGGGTGCGGTGACAGGGGGTGCGGTGGGTTGGCCGGCGGCGATGCCGGCGGTCGGACGGGCGGCACCGCCCGATACGGCGCTGCCTCAACCCGTCACGGGATACCCGGAGTTGATCACCGTCGAATCGACGGGCCGGAGTACACCCGAACCGGCGACGACAGGCGGCTCGTTGAGCCTGCCGGGCTTCGCGGAGCAGGCCTCGGCCGGTGTCGGCGCCGCCGAGACGGCCCTGCTCCCGGCCGTCGCGCCGCCCACCGCGCAGGCGAACCGGGTCCAGACGCCCAGAACACTGCCCGGTGCCGCGCCGGGCCGCCCCTCCCCCACTGTGACCAAGGGCGACAGCCTGCGCAAGCTCACCTCGGCCCGCGAACTGCTCACCCGGTACACCTCCCCGCTCGCGTCGGCCGCCGGTACCGTTCAGCCCGCGCCTGCGCGGACCACGTGGAACACCGGCACCCAGCCGGGTCCCGGGACCACGCCAACGGCGGCACCCAGGGTCCCGGTGATGCCTGAGGCACCGTCAACGGCCTTCGGTCACCTGGGCTCTCTTGTGCCACCGACCCCCGCCTCCACCCTCGCCCCCGCCCCCCTCCCCGGCACCGACTCCCGGGTCCTGCGGGCCGCCAAGGCGATCGCGTTCGCTCGGGCGCAGGTCGGGAGGCCGTGCGTGTGGGGCGCGACCGGGCCGGGTTCGTACGACTGCTCCAGCCTGGTCCAGGCCGCGTGGAGAGCCGCCGGGGTCACGCTGCCGCGCGCCGCGCACCAGCAGGCGCTGGCGGGCACGCCGGTCACGTTGGCCGTCGCCGAACCCGGTGACCTCGTCCTCTTCTTCGACGACGACCGGCACGTGGGTCTCTACGTGGGCGACGGGATGATGGTGCACGCTCCGGGACCGGGGTCGACCATCCGCGAGGAGTCGGTCTACGGGGCCGGGGAGGCGGCGATCCACCGCGTCGTCCGGCCCGCGTGA
- a CDS encoding FAD-dependent oxidoreductase yields the protein MPRPLRVAIVGAGPAGIYAADALLKSEVAADPGVSIDLFERMPAPFGLIRYGVAPDHPRIKGIITALHQVLDKPQIRLFGNVDYPTDISLDDLRAFYDAVIFSTGAMADRDLSIPGVELDGSYGAADFVSWYDGHPDVPRSWPLEAEKVAVLGVGNVALDVARILAKTADELLPTEIPPNVYDGLKTNKAVEIHVFGRRGPAQAKFSPMELRELDHSPNIEVIVDPEDIDYDAGSIGTRRGNKQADMVAKTLEKWAIRDVGNRPHKLFLHFFESPAEILGEDGKVVGLRTERTALDGTGNVKGTGEFKDWDVTAVYRAVGYLSEKLPKLPWDIDSGTVPDKGGRVIEEGGTPLRSAYVTGWIRRGPIGLIGHTKGDANETVANLLDDYANGRLDTPATPEPEAVDAFLAGRDVRFTTWEGWYRLDAAERALGEPQSRERVKIVEREDMLRASGA from the coding sequence ATGCCGCGCCCCCTGCGGGTAGCCATCGTCGGAGCCGGCCCCGCCGGGATCTACGCCGCCGACGCCCTGCTCAAGTCCGAGGTGGCCGCCGACCCCGGTGTGTCCATCGACCTCTTCGAGCGGATGCCCGCCCCGTTCGGCCTGATCCGGTACGGCGTCGCGCCCGACCACCCGCGCATCAAGGGCATCATCACCGCCCTGCACCAGGTGCTCGACAAGCCGCAGATCCGTCTGTTCGGCAACGTCGACTACCCGACCGACATCAGCCTGGACGACCTGCGAGCCTTCTACGACGCGGTGATCTTCTCGACCGGCGCGATGGCCGACCGTGACCTGTCGATACCCGGCGTCGAGCTGGACGGCTCCTACGGCGCCGCCGACTTCGTCTCCTGGTACGACGGCCACCCGGACGTCCCGCGCTCCTGGCCGCTGGAGGCCGAGAAGGTCGCCGTGCTGGGTGTCGGCAACGTCGCCCTCGACGTCGCCCGCATCCTGGCCAAGACCGCCGACGAACTGCTGCCGACCGAGATCCCGCCGAACGTCTACGACGGCCTCAAGACCAACAAGGCCGTGGAGATCCACGTGTTCGGCCGCCGTGGCCCGGCGCAGGCCAAGTTCAGCCCCATGGAGCTGCGCGAGCTGGACCACTCCCCGAACATCGAGGTCATCGTCGACCCCGAGGACATCGACTACGACGCGGGCTCGATCGGGACCCGCCGTGGCAACAAGCAGGCCGACATGGTCGCCAAGACCCTGGAGAAGTGGGCGATCCGGGACGTCGGCAACCGCCCGCACAAGCTGTTCCTGCACTTCTTCGAGTCACCGGCGGAGATTCTCGGTGAGGACGGCAAGGTCGTCGGCCTGCGCACCGAGCGCACCGCCTTGGACGGCACCGGCAACGTCAAGGGCACCGGCGAGTTCAAGGACTGGGACGTCACGGCGGTCTACCGCGCGGTCGGCTACCTCTCCGAGAAGCTGCCCAAACTGCCCTGGGACATCGACTCCGGCACCGTCCCGGACAAGGGCGGCCGGGTGATCGAGGAGGGCGGCACCCCGCTGCGGTCCGCCTACGTCACCGGCTGGATCCGGCGTGGTCCCATCGGCCTGATCGGCCACACCAAGGGTGACGCGAACGAGACCGTGGCCAACCTCCTGGACGACTACGCGAACGGCCGCCTGGACACCCCGGCCACGCCCGAGCCGGAGGCCGTGGACGCCTTCCTCGCCGGGCGCGACGTCCGCTTCACCACCTGGGAGGGCTGGTACCGGCTGGACGCCGCCGAGCGCGCCCTGGGCGAGCCGCAGAGCCGCGAGCGGGTGAAGATCGTCGAGCGCGAGGACATGCTGCGGGCCAGCGGGGCGTGA
- a CDS encoding DUF1232 domain-containing protein gives MDTSGTLLLVIAVVAAAALLALAVGLLVRLVRTRRTLRQAGLPTGPRWVFWGAVAYLVLPTDLLPDPVYLDDIGVLLLALRSLRAARPLPPGPYEP, from the coding sequence ATGGACACGTCCGGCACCCTGCTGCTGGTGATCGCGGTCGTCGCCGCGGCGGCGCTGCTCGCCCTCGCCGTCGGTCTGCTCGTCCGGCTGGTACGGACCCGGCGGACGCTGCGGCAGGCCGGGCTGCCGACGGGACCGCGCTGGGTGTTCTGGGGGGCGGTCGCGTATCTCGTGCTCCCGACCGACCTGCTGCCCGACCCCGTCTACCTGGACGACATCGGCGTCCTCCTCCTCGCGCTGCGCAGCCTGCGCGCCGCCCGGCCGCTGCCGCCCGGCCCGTACGAACCCTGA
- a CDS encoding SpoIIE family protein phosphatase — translation MTGSGERAVRTRARLAALLADASTCAVGAADGRVAGVYLRSGTPGTLRLAVLVGLPGALFRPWWRLHVGRPFPVADAYRLGVPVVLPNATETMRRYPQFAAGLPFPFGSVHVPVPGGTEPLGVLTVLRPSVADTLDDLLDRDQLAQLAEGLGAGLRALADGDESTVSWDGEPLGVRPPASQAARAAVGRFTWDPATSEVLADDRLHALLGLRPGEFTGTEAALADAVAPADAHRILAALRDAAAGTPPGTPLDLRSRDGTPRLLDLWPASGGASGTAGRDAVRGLVRGVVFDPGPGASADGAADLLPQGVFCLDRLGLIVYANPAAARFAGREREWLLGRALWEAMPWLSGPPYDDHLRGALLAPDPVHFHARRPAGDRGEPGEGEWLAVSIHPGPDLLTCTLVPASRMETALGEVPEAHVPEDTVASGHSLAPLYRPIALAIALTDAVTARQVSAVVMQELLPAFGGRRLAIYLLQERHLYLAWETGFPQGFLASFEGVGLDAHLPGVETLTTGRPLFFESMQQLTAAYPGIALDADEGARAFLPLIASGRPVGSCILGFEGSRGFSTEERTVLTALAGLIAHAMERAQRYDSEAALARGLQQALLPRRLSVHPRVETAGRYLPGTQGMDVGGDWYDVVGAGDGLALVIGDVQGHGVQAAATMGQLRSAVRAFALGDRPPDEVLSGTNLLLIDLDPGQFASCCYLRLDPVTGRTRIARAGHPPPLLRAPDGSTRVLDIPGGVVLGVDPAARYPVTEVLLEPDAILALYTDGLVERPGADIDDGITALRLALAQAGANAGRPGRRSLTGVADQLTANARHATDRPDDVALLLAARRPAPAPHDRPPASTPPPPPHG, via the coding sequence ATGACCGGGAGCGGCGAGCGGGCGGTCCGTACGCGGGCCCGGCTGGCCGCGCTGCTGGCCGACGCCTCGACCTGCGCGGTCGGCGCGGCCGACGGCCGGGTGGCGGGCGTGTATCTGCGGTCCGGCACGCCGGGCACGCTGCGCCTCGCGGTGCTCGTGGGGCTGCCCGGCGCGCTGTTCAGGCCCTGGTGGCGACTGCACGTCGGCCGTCCCTTCCCCGTCGCCGACGCCTACCGGCTCGGCGTGCCGGTGGTCCTGCCGAACGCCACGGAGACCATGCGCCGGTATCCACAGTTCGCGGCCGGTCTGCCGTTCCCGTTCGGGTCGGTGCACGTGCCGGTGCCGGGTGGGACCGAGCCGCTGGGCGTCCTCACGGTGCTGCGCCCGTCGGTGGCGGACACCCTCGACGACCTCCTCGACCGGGACCAGCTCGCCCAGCTCGCCGAGGGCCTCGGCGCCGGCCTGCGGGCCCTGGCCGACGGCGACGAGAGCACGGTGTCCTGGGACGGGGAGCCGCTCGGTGTCCGGCCGCCCGCGAGCCAGGCCGCACGCGCCGCCGTGGGACGCTTCACCTGGGACCCGGCGACCTCCGAGGTGCTCGCGGACGACCGGCTGCACGCGCTGCTCGGCCTGCGCCCCGGCGAGTTCACGGGGACGGAGGCGGCGCTCGCGGACGCCGTGGCCCCGGCCGACGCGCACCGCATCCTGGCCGCGCTGCGCGACGCCGCCGCCGGGACGCCGCCGGGTACCCCGCTGGACCTGCGGTCCCGGGACGGCACACCGCGGTTGCTCGATCTGTGGCCGGCGTCCGGCGGCGCCAGCGGGACGGCGGGGCGCGATGCGGTCCGCGGGCTGGTCCGGGGGGTGGTCTTCGACCCCGGCCCGGGGGCCTCCGCGGACGGCGCGGCCGACCTGCTGCCGCAGGGCGTGTTCTGCCTGGACCGGCTGGGGCTGATCGTGTACGCCAATCCGGCCGCGGCCCGGTTCGCGGGCCGGGAGCGGGAGTGGTTGCTCGGGCGCGCGCTGTGGGAGGCGATGCCGTGGCTGTCCGGGCCGCCGTACGACGATCACCTGCGGGGCGCGCTGCTCGCCCCGGACCCGGTGCACTTCCACGCGCGGCGGCCGGCCGGTGACCGGGGCGAGCCCGGTGAGGGCGAGTGGCTGGCCGTGTCGATACACCCCGGCCCGGACCTGCTGACCTGCACACTCGTCCCGGCCAGCCGTATGGAGACCGCGCTGGGGGAGGTCCCCGAGGCGCACGTCCCGGAGGACACGGTGGCGTCCGGTCACTCGCTGGCGCCGCTGTACCGGCCCATCGCTCTCGCCATCGCGCTGACCGACGCGGTGACCGCCCGGCAGGTGTCGGCGGTCGTCATGCAGGAGCTGCTGCCCGCGTTCGGCGGCCGGCGCCTGGCCATCTACCTGCTCCAGGAACGCCACCTGTACCTGGCCTGGGAGACCGGCTTCCCGCAGGGCTTCCTCGCCTCGTTCGAGGGGGTCGGCCTGGACGCGCACCTGCCGGGCGTGGAGACCCTGACCACCGGCCGGCCGCTGTTCTTCGAGTCGATGCAGCAGCTTACCGCCGCCTACCCGGGCATCGCGCTCGACGCCGACGAGGGCGCCCGGGCCTTCCTGCCGCTGATCGCCTCCGGCCGGCCGGTCGGCTCCTGCATCCTCGGCTTCGAGGGCTCACGCGGCTTCAGCACGGAGGAACGTACGGTCCTCACCGCGCTCGCCGGGCTGATCGCGCACGCGATGGAGCGGGCACAGCGCTACGACAGCGAGGCGGCGCTGGCGCGCGGTCTCCAGCAGGCGCTGCTGCCCCGGCGGCTGTCGGTGCACCCGCGGGTGGAGACCGCGGGCCGGTATCTGCCCGGTACGCAGGGCATGGACGTGGGCGGTGACTGGTATGACGTGGTCGGTGCCGGGGACGGGCTCGCGCTGGTCATCGGCGATGTGCAGGGGCACGGGGTGCAGGCCGCGGCCACCATGGGGCAGCTACGCAGTGCCGTCCGCGCGTTCGCGCTGGGCGACCGGCCGCCGGACGAGGTGCTGAGCGGCACCAACCTCCTGTTGATCGACCTGGACCCGGGCCAGTTCGCCAGCTGCTGCTATCTGCGCCTCGACCCCGTCACCGGCCGGACCAGGATCGCCCGGGCCGGCCATCCGCCGCCGCTGTTGCGCGCTCCCGACGGCAGCACCCGCGTGCTGGACATCCCGGGCGGTGTCGTCCTCGGGGTGGATCCGGCCGCCCGGTACCCGGTCACCGAGGTGCTGCTGGAGCCGGACGCCATCCTCGCCCTGTACACGGACGGGCTCGTGGAGCGGCCGGGCGCCGACATCGACGACGGCATCACCGCGCTCCGGCTGGCGCTCGCCCAGGCCGGTGCGAACGCCGGCCGGCCCGGCAGGCGGTCGCTGACCGGGGTCGCCGACCAGCTCACGGCCAACGCCCGGCACGCCACCGACCGCCCCGACGACGTGGCTCTCCTGCTCGCCGCCCGTCGCCCGGCCCCCGCACCGCACGACCGGCCGCCCGCCTCCACCCCGCCACCCCCACCGCACGGCTGA